The genomic window ATCAATATCGGCACTCCGTCTGCTGAGAACTCCAGGTCCAACTCCACACCCGTCGCCCCGTTCTTACTCGCCTGTAACAAGACAGACATAACAGAGTTTGTCTTTTTGTTGGCTGACACTAGATTTGGCAATATACAGAAAGCCTCACATCACATTTTTGTAATGATGTCACATGATGAACTCCACTGGCCatgcacaaatactacacacatcagtaatcaccaatGTGGGTACTGTTTGTAGCTGTAGTACATTCTATGGTCTTTAAATGATTATTACTGCACATTGCGTTCCGATGAGAGGTACAATCCCCTTGTTTATTCtatatatttaactcactgagaGAATGCACTACGGATGTTTTGATGGTTTTGCAAAGCGGTAGCAGATTATTATTTACttacaatacagtacaatgtaaaaatacaagtaaaaatccACAACGTATTTAAGAAGATGTGCAAAAGCATCAGTAACAAAATAGATTTAAAATTGTAAAAGTGCAGAATGAACCATTTCCtatcaagtggtgccaggtacaacacaccccgcccctcacacatatttcgcccattacaagtaaaaggGAAGAttctaaaaaaaatcataaaaaatttgaactctgacctacctttcccaaaatgtaatgacatctattctgggtcagtggcaatctatgaatccaatttggtatgaatgaaaccaacagttttgctgctaaagtgttaaacaaacaaacaaacaaacaatccaaaccaaaaacaataccctttgcctccccttcgtgGGGCAAGGTAATAAAACATAAGCTATTACTGGgaatgcaatttgactttttcaggTCTACAGATAGATTCTCAGGCGCTGATGATCAGCTGATACTCAGTAAGACTAGGAAATGAATGGGATCATTCTAAAACATGTAAGGCAACATCATGTTTGATTTTAATAGATTTTTCTAAAACAAAATACATCGAACACATACAGGCATTAActgaattatctatctatctatctatctatctatctatctatctatctatctatcctggtattttatattttgtagaATACCCACACTCTTCCCTCACtttacagtgtgtatatatatatatatatatatatatatatatatatatatatatatatatatatatatatgtattattgtgttttactgtgttCATAGGTCTATGTACCCAATATTTCAGcccttttcttctgtgttttatcCCTTTTCAACACCCTCCTACCTTCTGTATTATTTAATGGACTCAATAAGGGCTTATCTCATCTTGTCACATAATCTTGCACCACCAACATGGTACAAATTGGTTGGACTCATTTTAATTACTGTATCTACAATTTGGTAGCTTCATTTATAATAGCTCATCATAATTCATTGGTTAATTTTAAGTATATGAATCTTCAGAGTCACTAGTAATAGTGAAGTAAAAAGCACATGTATTTTTGAGATCTAGTGGAGTATAAGGATAAATATGTGCAGACttttacatgaatgaatgaacacagtTAACTTACCCCTACTGGATTTATTACATAATATACCGGTTTTATTATGCATAGGTGTAGGCTTTTCCACTTTGTGTCTGGAGGAACAACCCTCTGTAGACATGTGAAGTGAAACATGACCCAACCTGCCCAGCCCCCTGCTCCTACCTCTCGGATAGCTGCTATGGTGTTCTCCGGTGCGTCGTGCCCACCGCCCCGATGGCCGATCACCGACACTTTACCGGAACCAGCGACGCCCTTGGCTGGATGCAGCACCTGCCGGGCTCGGCTGGCCGGTACCTGAGGGAACCGGAACACGGCCACAAAGAGGTAGAGGGAGGCGGTGAGGACTGTGGTCCACACCGTGCTCCGGGTCCCGAGCAGAACCAGCACGAAGACCAGGGAGTAGAGGGTGACTTCATCTCCCAGCTGCAGCATTGTAACAAATTAGCAGCACTTTAAGCTAATTCTGCGCCTTCCTGTGAGCTACCTGTTAGCTACCGTTAGCTGCCCATCTGACCGTTTACCGTCTCCAAATGTCCTGCCGACCCGGGAGGAGTGTTTGCATATGTTACATTACAGGCAAAAGTGAAAGCAAATAGGGTGGAAGGTCCATAGGTGTAATGCACACGGTCGACGCGACAAACAGAAGTAAAACTGCAGATACAAGAGGTTTTGTTTTTAGCGTCACTTTGCGGCAGATGTGGCCGCTCTGACGCAAAGTCTGTTTCCGCAAACTGAGTCCTGTCAGCGCAAAATAAGACTGAAGAAGGGCAAATACAATATACGTTCAGTCGTATATGTTACATCTGATACagaatagggtttttttttttttttttacaggaagtACTTCCGCAAGGGGGCACGCAAACTAGCAAATCAGAACTGAAATGACACTTCGAACACTTCCGGGTCAAAGGTCACGTCTTTTTAAAAATACAGTGATCATTCCGCTATCGGTGGTTTGACTCCTGTTCTTGTTTGTATGTTTCTGTTTAACTGCAACGACCATGGTGAGATCTTAACCTTGTCTTTTTTTATCATTAATATACTTGTCATGTAGAGATTTTTTGCAGGAGGTCTGTAAATTATGTTAAAGGTGTATTAGCCACATTTAAGCTAACTACTGCGTTGATGTAACAGCTCCGTCAGGACTGgtgtttaaatgttttttgtttttgtttttgtttttattgacagCGTCCCTTATTTCACAGTTAAATGTGGGCTGTCTTTATTACCACTTTACTTTGGTAGTCCACAATGAGAAAAGGGTGACAAAGACTTCTAAAATGGATCTAATTTTCAGCTCATTTAACAAGGTCACAAGAATAAACAGGTTATTGGCTGTGGAGTATAGGTGTCAATTCCTCTTAAGATATGCTAAAGTAATTGCACTGTTGTATCCCTTTATAATAAGCTGCTGAAATGTTATAATTTAGTCTTTAACTTGTGTAGGTGGACTGTCCAGAATAGAATGGTCCTGCTCAACTGCAAATTTCAATACTTCCTTTATTTTATGAGAATAATTGTCTTTTGAGACTGAGAATTTTTTTCAATGTTTGTGTCATCTGTACACTAATTAAGGCACTTACTTGGATCCAAGCGGAAGTAACTGGTATAAATATTGATCAGTACTGTTTTAAGTGTGTATATTTAGTCAGTTGcctttagagctgaaatgattaatcgactcaaagtgatcaaaaaaaaaaaaaaaaaaaaaatcattcaaccacaattctcctgaatcaaagctttgtttccttcatttctctgctgttaaacattggttccactgtagtgtttcacacggacgcttattgtgacgcacaaagaagcttcaattcaggaaaactgcaatagaatatttcccttcaatcaatttgagttgattaattgaatcctgaatttttgcattcacttcaagcacctaatcgattaatcagtttCAGCTCTAGttgcctttattttttttaatgataaaattacatttatgtcattttcttctttacaGATAAGGTCAGTAATGCTAAACAGATTAACCCCTCATATGCTGACATGCAGCAGAGGATCATGTGTCCTCACCGGCTGGATGTCGTCTGGCCAGTATACTCATTCATCTGGTCGCATGTCCACCCAGCAAAGCCTCCTCAGACCCCTTACACCTAAAATCACACCCATGGTTGGGTGCACTACCTCAACCACACAGAAGTACACTATGATTTACAGGCTGCCACACATAAAGCTGCTCAGAGCTGTGTCCAGGCTCAAACTGCTCCAAACTGCAATCACTGTGGTCATTTTGCCACCGGTGTACATCCTCTACTTCCATGGAGATGTTTCTTTCTTCTTTGTCAGCTACTCAACAGGACTTGCTCTATTTGCAGGCGTCATGCTGTACACTGCCAGTCACTTCTTCAGGAGAGTTGTGGGTATGATGTACCTGGACCCAACACAGACCACTCTCAAAGTGTCTCACCTCACTTTCTGGGGGAAGCGTAATGATATCTTCCTGCCTGTGTCAGATGTTATGACCATTGGGGATGCAGGAGACTCAGTGGGGGAGACGATTATGAAACTGAGGAGATACAGCAGCCCACAGACTTTTTATTTCTCCACTTACTTTGGACGTGTGCTGGACAAAGAGGCTTTTGAGAAGGTTTTTGGAAATCTAAAATGATGAATAGTTTTTTCTGTACAAATTATTATGTTGAAAATACAACTATAAAAATGAtgatggtgtgttttttttatgaaacCTGTTAAAGTTAAAGCTAATTAACGTTCCCGAGATATGCTACTACCAAACAGTTCTGTCCACCATTGAATGTTTATGAATAGAGGTTATGACTTTATCCCTACCTCAGCAGGACTTGggcttttattgtcattaaacaACATGATAAATGGTTGGTGGAGGCAGTACTCcagtaataagtaaataagtcaTTAATCTGCTGATATAAATAATATCTGTGttgttttaaaacaaagtttgtgTTTACGTCTCCCTAAAACTTTTGACTCAATAAGCACCATTTAAAGGTttgaataaaaatatttgaactattattttactgcatcCTTAAAAAGCATTAAAGGTGTGCAAAGTAACTTTGTCAAATTTTCTTGCTCTTTGATTTTTTTCTAAGTACATTTTAATAATAGAAATTTAAAAGCAACTCTCTTCACTATATTATGCATTATTAAGCATCGCAAACAAATCCGAACCCAAGCCAAACCATATATGTATCTAAGGGCACAAACCGTTATGCATAATTCATTTTTACACTGAATCATAATATTTCTGATGTCAGAGTCTTATGCTTACAGCTGAACATACCACTCAAGATAAATACTAAAGAGgttattttggaattttgaaaaaCATCCACATTTGTACTCAGATCCCAAAGCACTAAAATTATAATAATCATCCTCAGTGATCTGCAGGTGATACAATGGCAGGCATCCTGTTTTTGCATCAGTCAtgcagtaaaaactaaataattgTATCCAGGGCATATTTTCTGTTCTTGTGGAAACAGATAAGTCAGATGGGAAGAAGCAAGTGGGATGATAAAAACTGCTGGAATGACAGATACTACATCACCTCATACTGTAGATTACCCACCAGGTATCTCTGAATTGAAGTATCTTTGTACAAATACATAACTGTTCAGTGCATTGAAGAGAATTTGTAATGGATTTGATGAAATCTATACAATAATATAGCATCTATGTGGTACATTTAAAAAGCTGCAGAGCCAATGAAAACAGCTTTGctccaacacaagcacataccAGTGTTTGTCATTTCCATGTGTCTAAAACCTTCATCATTGACAGTGATCTGACACTGGGCcaatttattgtgtttgtgttaatAACAAAGTGAGTGCCATTTTCTGTTGAAATACTTAGCTATTTATGTGTTTGCTATTAATTTTGCGTTACtattttcttttatattcttTTACTTAAATGGAATCCAACTGAAAGAAGTGGTGTTTGTTTATTAAAAAGAATGTGCTGAGCAGGGTAGTCGTAGTTTTCTTTAGTCTTTAGTTAGCTTTAGTTTTAGTTAGAGGACTTTACTAGTTGTAGTatggttttagttttgttttgtttttttttaaatagaaactgAAATAGGTAGGATGAAAAAAATTCACAACATCACTGATTAAAGGTGATGACTGATTAAATGTCACATATTGAGCAAATCCATTTCCTTAAACATCATGAAGTTGATGTCACCTGCAGTTGTATTTCCTTTTAGTTCATGTtgatttcattgttatttttatgtatgtaattgtattttttcACAGTTAGTACTTCTTTTACTCTTTCATTTACTCTTAATAACCTCAGTAATGGGTTTCATTTCTCCTTGTAATGAACCTCTTAGACCACCAGGTGTCACTATACTCCATGTCATGCATCTCAAATATCACGCTTAATAAACATACATTTAGTCTCACCAAAGTAACTGAGTTTTGAGAGGCCGGGTCAGTAATGCACATGGAGCAGCAGGCTGGTTTAATGTGAGAATAACATTTTCTGATTTATCGGTGGAATACATGTGTTTATTCAGAACAGATCCTTGACCTTCATGTGTGTTTGGTATTTCATGTTATATCACCACATTGTTTTCAGTCTCAGGTCTTCTTCTGTTTGATTTCATGGGTCCAAAGACATAAACATGTGTCCTGCTTCGGCACCAACTGACAATACACGGGAACTCTAAGGTTTACATGCCACTGTCATATTTTCTATGGTATGTCATCCAATGGGCCCCTGTTTACATTGCTGTGCTCAGCTTATCTTTATATCTACTTTGCCTGAAACATCCAGCAGATAGAGATCGATCGGGCTGTTATTGTATGATTACGGTCACACCCTTGATAAAGAACATACTCAGTTCACCTATGGGCTTACAGAAGAACACTTGAGAATGCACACAAAGGAACAAAGGTCCTGGATTGCAGTTTTTTCCTCTGCAAAACCTCCGTGTATTGAAAGGGGTTCTGGCAGCTCTGAGGGCTTCTTTCATGTCTTAACGGGCCCTGGAGAGTCCTGCTCCACTGTAGGAAAGCCCCACTTCTACTTGTTGCTGTCCAAGTACAGACCCAcctctgtttgtttttgtcattgttaaTAACTGAGACGAGCTTCCTATGATCAACAATATTGCATTGACCTCGACTCTGTTGCTCCCCAagtgattttgcttttatattgaATACAATTTCCTGTGTTTATGAACCTTTTGGCTGCTTTTCTCTGACTCATTAGTCATTAACAATATATAGGAAAGCGTTCACTGCTTTTTCAACCCGGTGTGTCATATACTTAAGTATGCCTGGCTGCTTGTGTTTTTCCTTTGGAGGCATTCATTGCAGAGCAACCTGGATAACATCATGTTTGTATCACTCCCCTTTTAGCGCTAAACTAAGGCCATCACTCCCTTGAGTTTACATGACGCTGTTATGATCAAGTGTCCAGTAATGCTAGTTCCTGGTAATCACACATGCATCATGCGGGTATTTTGTTCTCTTCTTGTTTACCACATTCCAGATTTGTTTTTGGCACAATATTTTGTATCTTTATTACACAAAAGGGAAACCTTCCTGTCTGCAAGGATTT from Sphaeramia orbicularis chromosome 1, fSphaOr1.1, whole genome shotgun sequence includes these protein-coding regions:
- the tmem186 gene encoding transmembrane protein 186, coding for MIRSVMLNRLTPHMLTCSRGSCVLTGWMSSGQYTHSSGRMSTQQSLLRPLTPKITPMVGCTTSTTQKYTMIYRLPHIKLLRAVSRLKLLQTAITVVILPPVYILYFHGDVSFFFVSYSTGLALFAGVMLYTASHFFRRVVGMMYLDPTQTTLKVSHLTFWGKRNDIFLPVSDVMTIGDAGDSVGETIMKLRRYSSPQTFYFSTYFGRVLDKEAFEKVFGNLK